One region of Jonesiaceae bacterium BS-20 genomic DNA includes:
- the phoU gene encoding phosphate signaling complex protein PhoU produces the protein MRKIFESELQAVGDDLTKMSLLVKEAMQQASTALLNGDLPLAQKVIDEDRFIDELERNLDERCILLLAQQQPVATDLRVVVSALRISASLERMGDLARHIASVARRSFPKNAVATPLAPTFEAMSAAAMRVANRTHTLLASHDLEVGSNIQRDDDLLDDLHNTVFVSILSDDWEGTAQQTVDLTLLSRYFERFGDHAVSIAQRMSFLVTGDFDEAQVS, from the coding sequence GTGCGCAAGATCTTTGAATCTGAACTACAGGCCGTCGGCGATGACCTGACCAAAATGTCCTTGCTGGTCAAGGAAGCCATGCAACAGGCATCGACCGCGCTGCTGAACGGCGACCTACCGCTGGCCCAAAAGGTCATCGATGAGGACCGCTTTATTGACGAGCTAGAGCGCAACCTTGACGAGCGTTGCATCCTGCTCCTAGCTCAGCAGCAGCCCGTTGCCACTGACCTGCGCGTGGTGGTCTCAGCGCTGCGCATCAGCGCGAGTTTAGAACGCATGGGAGACCTGGCCCGGCACATTGCTTCTGTGGCCCGCCGCTCGTTCCCAAAGAACGCGGTGGCAACGCCTCTTGCCCCAACGTTTGAGGCCATGAGCGCCGCCGCAATGCGCGTAGCTAACCGGACGCACACGCTATTGGCCTCGCACGATCTCGAGGTGGGCAGTAACATTCAACGCGATGACGACCTGCTCGACGACCTGCACAACACCGTGTTTGTATCCATCTTGAGCGACGACTGGGAGGGCACCGCACAGCAGACCGTGGATCTGACGCTGCTGTCGCGCTACTTCGAGCGGTTTGGGGACCACGCGGTTTCCATTGCGCAGCGCATGTCATTCCTGGTGACCGGCGACTTCGACGAGGCGCAAGTTTCCTAA
- a CDS encoding ATP-binding protein, with translation MNEIGYLIAGLTGLATGVFAALAFRFSERQQRRVPDREKPELDDGVIRVLAVLRSAAVVLRQDESVARASAAAYSLGVVRGDRIVHPAIQEMIDKVRRSGEIADEELELPRGPVGRGRVMLQVRVAQLDGQHIVVLAEDRTESKRIETIRRDFTVNVSHELKTPVGAIGLLAETLQDAAEDPDAVRHFAGRMQQESKRLAALVQEIIELSRLQLKGSEHPVSIVSVDGVISEAIDRVRVVAHDKDITISVKGDPDSYLYGDHNLLVTAVRNLVDNAISYSPEHTTVGIGVGRRGELVEISVVDQGIGITPEQQSRIFERFYRVDPARSRATGGTGLGLSIVKHVAADHGGDVSIWSQAGRGSTFTLRIPAAADIQIPTTDPEPVTGTSGENNS, from the coding sequence GTGAATGAGATTGGTTATTTGATTGCGGGCCTCACCGGCTTAGCAACCGGGGTGTTTGCCGCACTGGCGTTCCGATTTTCGGAGCGTCAACAGCGGCGGGTACCGGACCGGGAAAAGCCCGAGCTGGATGACGGCGTTATCCGAGTGTTGGCCGTGCTGCGCTCTGCCGCGGTGGTGCTGCGTCAAGACGAATCCGTGGCCAGAGCAAGTGCCGCCGCGTATTCTCTCGGTGTGGTTCGAGGCGACCGAATTGTGCACCCGGCCATCCAAGAGATGATTGATAAGGTCCGCCGCTCCGGTGAGATCGCTGATGAAGAACTTGAACTGCCTCGCGGCCCGGTAGGGCGCGGCAGGGTCATGCTCCAGGTGCGGGTAGCCCAGCTGGATGGCCAGCACATTGTTGTCCTCGCGGAGGATCGCACCGAATCCAAACGTATTGAGACTATTCGGCGTGACTTTACCGTCAACGTTTCCCATGAACTCAAGACCCCGGTTGGGGCGATCGGTCTGCTAGCCGAGACCCTGCAGGACGCCGCCGAAGACCCCGATGCCGTGCGCCACTTTGCGGGCCGAATGCAGCAGGAATCGAAGCGCCTGGCGGCGCTTGTCCAAGAGATCATTGAGCTGTCCCGCCTGCAACTCAAAGGCTCGGAACACCCGGTCTCGATTGTGAGTGTGGACGGCGTGATCTCGGAGGCGATCGACCGGGTCAGGGTTGTTGCCCACGACAAAGACATCACGATTTCCGTTAAGGGAGACCCGGATTCTTATCTGTACGGTGATCACAACCTGTTGGTGACTGCGGTGCGTAACCTTGTTGATAACGCGATTTCTTATTCACCCGAGCACACCACGGTAGGTATTGGTGTGGGCAGACGCGGAGAGCTCGTTGAGATCTCCGTGGTGGACCAGGGCATTGGTATTACCCCGGAACAACAGAGCCGAATCTTTGAGCGATTCTATCGGGTTGACCCGGCACGCTCACGCGCTACCGGCGGAACCGGGCTGGGGTTGTCTATTGTTAAGCACGTAGCCGCAGATCATGGCGGCGACGTGAGTATCTGGTCCCAAGCGGGCCGGGGCTCCACATTTACCTTACGTATTCCGGCTGCGGCCGACATTCAGATCCCAACAACTGATCCGGAACCCGTAACCGGCACGTCAGGAGAGAATAATTCATGA
- a CDS encoding response regulator transcription factor: MTRILIVEDEESYREPLTYQLKREGYEVDAVANGPDALVAYDFAKPDLVLLDLMLPGLSGTEVCRELRKRGDVPVIMLTAKDSEIDKIVGLEIGADDYVTKPYSFRELLARMRAILRRKQTSQDPAPVVVEEDEEALLVGGPVTMNVERHVVTVRGIDTSFPLKEFELLEFLLRNVGRVLTRGQLIDRVWGSDYVGDTKTLDVHIKRIRAKIEQDPSTPQLVQTVRGLGYKYEEV; the protein is encoded by the coding sequence ATGACTCGTATTTTGATTGTCGAGGACGAAGAGTCCTACCGTGAACCGTTGACCTACCAACTGAAGCGCGAAGGGTATGAAGTCGACGCGGTGGCCAACGGCCCCGATGCCCTTGTGGCCTACGACTTTGCCAAGCCTGACCTAGTCTTGTTAGACCTGATGCTGCCGGGGCTCTCTGGAACCGAGGTATGCCGTGAGCTGCGTAAGCGCGGGGATGTCCCGGTCATCATGCTGACGGCCAAGGACTCCGAGATCGACAAGATTGTGGGTCTAGAGATTGGCGCGGATGACTACGTCACCAAGCCGTATTCGTTCCGTGAATTGCTGGCTCGAATGCGCGCGATCCTGCGCCGTAAACAGACCAGTCAAGATCCAGCCCCAGTTGTGGTTGAAGAAGACGAGGAAGCCCTGCTGGTAGGTGGCCCGGTGACCATGAACGTCGAGCGCCACGTTGTCACAGTGCGCGGAATTGATACATCATTCCCGCTAAAAGAGTTTGAACTGCTTGAGTTTTTGTTACGCAACGTAGGCCGGGTCCTGACCCGTGGCCAGTTGATCGATCGCGTTTGGGGGAGCGACTACGTGGGGGACACCAAGACTCTCGACGTTCACATCAAGCGGATTCGTGCCAAGATTGAGCAGGATCCGTCGACCCCACAATTAGTCCAAACCGTGCGGGGGCTGGGCTACAAATACGAAGAAGTGTAG